The proteins below are encoded in one region of Maribacter aestuarii:
- a CDS encoding DUF6503 family protein — MTHRRLFIIVLIISLNLFACKQAEKQVENPQIDITNPKDILEAVEAAHGGWNHLRSKNDVEYHYEYTVPEGKADISTERYIFDSETSFGHYTRHEINTLPNEDGIVIHLFDGEKTTLTLDGNAVENEQTISVGQFVRRANYFWFVMPYKLNDPGTIAKYLGKEVYNGIDYTKLEITYDAKVTGKEKNDIYILYVNQKTQLIDRFYFSLPFLGINAPVILAEYTYEMVEGQKLATKRNYYLPKKDGTYDTNPSITQKLSNIKFNNGFTPASIAHVG; from the coding sequence ATGACACACAGAAGGCTTTTTATAATAGTTCTAATCATCTCGCTAAATCTATTCGCCTGTAAACAAGCGGAAAAGCAAGTTGAGAACCCTCAGATTGACATTACAAACCCTAAAGATATACTCGAAGCAGTTGAAGCTGCACATGGCGGATGGAATCATTTGCGCAGTAAAAATGATGTGGAATACCATTATGAATATACCGTTCCAGAGGGTAAAGCGGATATTTCTACCGAACGCTACATATTTGATTCTGAAACCTCATTTGGTCACTATACACGGCACGAAATAAATACCCTGCCAAATGAAGATGGCATTGTAATACATCTCTTTGATGGTGAAAAAACAACCCTTACACTTGATGGGAATGCGGTTGAGAACGAACAAACTATTTCGGTTGGTCAATTCGTGAGACGTGCCAATTATTTTTGGTTTGTTATGCCTTATAAATTGAATGACCCTGGGACAATTGCAAAATATTTAGGCAAAGAAGTTTATAATGGTATTGACTACACAAAACTAGAAATCACCTATGATGCAAAAGTAACAGGAAAAGAAAAGAATGATATTTATATCCTTTACGTAAATCAGAAAACGCAGTTAATAGACCGGTTTTATTTTTCATTGCCTTTTTTAGGCATCAATGCACCCGTAATCTTGGCGGAGTATACTTATGAAATGGTTGAAGGACAGAAGCTGGCAACAAAAAGAAACTATTACTTGCCAAAAAAAGATGGGACGTATGATACCAATCCAAGTATCACGCAAAAACTTTCTAACATCAAATTCAACAATGGATTTACGCCAGCCAGTATTGCTCATGTTGGGTAA